A genomic window from Astatotilapia calliptera chromosome 12, fAstCal1.2, whole genome shotgun sequence includes:
- the dgcr6 gene encoding protein DGCR6 isoform X1, with product MDGYPGVTGGDSTQQQERHYYLLSELQTLVKGLPSSFQQRLSYNTLSDLALALIDGTVYEIVQGLLDIQHLTEKNLYNQRQKLHCEHQALKQDLARKHKDALQSCKSHNLVLLKANQQAELEALDVRVREEQKMMDKKIVAEMDQKVIDQQNTLEKAGVPGFYITTNPQELTMQMNLLELMLKLQQKESQSGLL from the exons ATGGACGGTTATCCCGGTGTCACTGGGGGGGATTCTacacaacaacaagaaagaCATTACTACCTGTTATCTGAACTGCAAACACTGGTCAAAGGCTTGCCGAG CTCCTTTCAGCAGCGCCTGTCTTACAACACGCTGAGTGACCTTGCTCTAGCCCTTATAGACGGGACGGTATATGAGATTGTCCAGGGCCTGCTGGATATACAGCATCTGACAGAGAAGAATCTCTACAATCAGAGACAGAAGCTGCACTGCGAACACCAAG CACTCAAACAAGACCTTGCACGAAAACACAAAGATGCCCTGCAGTCATGTAAGTCTCACAACCTTGTGCTGCTCAAGGCAAACCAACAAGCCGAGCTAGAG GCTCTGGACGTTCGTGTGCGAGAGGAACAAAAAATGATGGATAAGAAGATCGTAGCAGAAATGGATCAAAAAGTGATAGACCAGCAAAACACGCTCGAGAAAGCAGGAGTCCCTGGGTTTTACATCACTACTAATCCTCAG gagCTGACAATGCAGATGAACCTACTTGAATTGATGCTTAAGCTTCAACAGAAGGAGTCTCAATCTGGACTTCTATGA